The Paraburkholderia sp. D15 genome has a segment encoding these proteins:
- a CDS encoding nuclear transport factor 2 family protein: protein MNARVEDRMQITDLITGWLYRDLGDWDRLRGLFHLDGTIEVTWFEGNFGDFVDGSMAMGASDLRTKHLIGTPVVTFNGSKAIVETNAVIVAENSRLELGGVAHNRFYDMAEQRDGVWKLLRRQSVYDFGSFTFPLGVVDIDRAVAAKYPREYAALGYLLEKSGFPVKRVFATRGSQLEREMKEHAADWLAA, encoded by the coding sequence ATGAACGCCCGCGTTGAAGACAGAATGCAGATCACCGACCTGATCACTGGCTGGCTGTATCGCGATCTGGGGGACTGGGACCGCTTGCGCGGGCTGTTTCACCTGGACGGTACGATCGAAGTGACGTGGTTCGAAGGCAATTTCGGCGATTTCGTCGACGGTTCGATGGCCATGGGCGCCTCGGATCTGCGAACCAAACATCTGATCGGCACACCGGTGGTCACGTTCAACGGCAGCAAGGCCATCGTCGAGACAAACGCCGTGATCGTTGCGGAGAACAGCCGGCTCGAACTGGGCGGCGTCGCGCATAACCGTTTCTACGATATGGCAGAGCAACGCGACGGTGTCTGGAAGCTGCTGCGGCGGCAAAGCGTCTACGACTTCGGTTCGTTCACGTTTCCGCTCGGCGTGGTCGACATCGACCGCGCAGTGGCAGCGAAGTATCCGCGCGAATATGCGGCGTTGGGTTATCTGCTGGAGAAGAGCGGCTTCCCGGTCAAACGCGTATTCGCGACGCGCGGAAGCCAGCTCGAGCGGGAGATGAAGGAACACGCGGCGGACTGGCTAGCGGCTTGA
- a CDS encoding bifunctional 3-(3-hydroxy-phenyl)propionate/3-hydroxycinnamic acid hydroxylase — protein MADQNILDVAIVGYGPVGQTLSILLGERGYNVAAFDRWPALYPLPRAVFHDHEIRRVFHAMGIGKEVENISQPSATYQWFNAAWETLVEIDWSAESISDGPVGYLFNQPALEALLDAKARSLPGVSVQQGWEAIDFRQLPDCCEVTLRKGTMDRGAWVPTGETQTIRARYVVGADGANSFVRKSLGVPFEDLGFQEDWLVIDLEPNEGVVLDVPDIGQWCNPARPTTMVPGGPGYRRWEFMRLPNESIEDLQKPEKVWELLAPWVTPANATLIRHAVYKFRSLIAENWHSGRAVLAGDAAHQMPPFMGQGMCSGIRDAWNLAWRFDLILKGIASDELLDGYTAERRPQVHAVIDASIAMGQVVCISDPEQAARRDQAYLSGQVPPLPPFPGLTGGLVSARKELACDAAAGLLSVHGQVINDGEPLRYDDAMQNGFHVIALDADPEQFLDAASKTALARLGGSVIGVTADKEKTVAGRILFDVSGKYAQFFVEHGARAIIVRPDYYVFGAVAQLAELPALVGELAAGLSLIDSPADDRHIAPVKAA, from the coding sequence ATGGCTGACCAGAACATTCTTGATGTCGCGATCGTGGGTTACGGCCCGGTTGGGCAGACTCTATCCATTCTGCTGGGCGAGCGCGGTTACAACGTCGCGGCATTCGACCGCTGGCCCGCACTGTATCCGCTGCCCCGTGCGGTATTTCACGATCACGAGATCCGCCGCGTGTTTCACGCCATGGGTATCGGTAAAGAGGTGGAGAACATCTCCCAGCCCTCCGCCACCTATCAATGGTTCAACGCTGCGTGGGAGACGCTGGTTGAAATCGACTGGTCGGCGGAATCCATCAGCGACGGTCCGGTCGGTTATCTCTTCAATCAACCGGCGCTCGAAGCGCTACTCGACGCGAAAGCCAGGTCGCTGCCGGGCGTGTCGGTCCAGCAGGGCTGGGAAGCGATCGACTTCCGGCAACTACCGGACTGCTGCGAAGTAACGCTTCGCAAAGGAACCATGGACAGAGGCGCCTGGGTACCCACCGGCGAGACACAGACGATACGCGCGCGCTACGTGGTCGGCGCCGATGGCGCGAACAGTTTCGTCCGTAAATCGCTGGGCGTTCCGTTCGAAGACCTCGGGTTTCAGGAGGACTGGCTGGTCATCGATCTCGAACCCAACGAAGGCGTCGTGCTCGACGTGCCGGATATCGGTCAATGGTGCAACCCCGCGCGTCCGACGACGATGGTGCCAGGCGGTCCGGGTTACCGCCGCTGGGAATTCATGCGCCTGCCCAACGAATCCATCGAGGATCTGCAGAAGCCGGAGAAAGTCTGGGAATTGCTCGCGCCATGGGTCACACCCGCGAACGCGACGTTGATTCGCCATGCCGTCTACAAGTTTCGCTCATTGATCGCGGAAAACTGGCATAGCGGCCGCGCCGTTCTCGCGGGCGATGCCGCTCACCAGATGCCCCCGTTCATGGGCCAAGGCATGTGTTCCGGCATCCGCGACGCGTGGAATCTCGCGTGGCGATTCGATTTGATTCTGAAGGGCATCGCGTCGGACGAACTGCTCGACGGGTACACGGCGGAGCGACGCCCGCAGGTGCATGCCGTCATCGACGCTTCCATTGCAATGGGTCAGGTCGTCTGTATCTCGGACCCCGAACAGGCCGCCCGCCGCGACCAGGCCTATCTATCCGGCCAGGTCCCGCCGCTGCCGCCCTTTCCCGGCCTCACCGGCGGTCTTGTCAGCGCAAGAAAGGAACTGGCCTGCGACGCGGCAGCCGGCCTGCTGAGTGTGCACGGACAGGTGATAAACGACGGTGAGCCGCTGCGGTACGACGACGCCATGCAGAACGGCTTTCACGTCATCGCCCTCGATGCCGACCCGGAGCAGTTCCTCGACGCGGCTTCGAAGACGGCGCTGGCACGGCTAGGTGGCAGCGTGATCGGCGTTACCGCGGATAAGGAAAAAACCGTTGCGGGTCGCATTCTGTTCGACGTGAGCGGCAAGTATGCGCAGTTCTTCGTGGAGCACGGCGCTCGCGCGATCATCGTCAGGCCCGACTATTACGTGTTCGGCGCGGTAGCGCAACTGGCGGAATTGCCGGCCCTCGTCGGCGAACTCGCCGCCGGGCTTTCGCTCATCGACTCACCCGCCGACGACAGGCATATCGCGCCGGTGAAAGCGGCGTAG
- a CDS encoding LysR substrate-binding domain-containing protein: protein MDLRQLRYFLAVAQEAHFGRAAERLHIVQPALSMQIRALEDELGGSLLTRTSRRVELTKAGRLFQIEARRALDQAEYAKQAVQRAMRGETGRVRVGYAGNAVLSGKLMGDLRGFHLSYPDAELVVHEMASQAQIEAILGGQLDIGYAPGHGATLSAALVAETAGVWRFVVAMPSGHTLAKRKRISVPLLATEPLILYAAPDTEDSLLPALRAELGHEPRIAHRAASTLGVLALAASGLGLALVPQPLANVAIPDLVYRPLDASSLTADLTLLSRVDESGGAVNAFLSLAREGIKKRGA, encoded by the coding sequence ATGGACCTCCGCCAGCTGCGTTATTTCCTCGCGGTCGCACAAGAAGCGCATTTCGGTCGCGCGGCTGAGCGGCTGCATATTGTGCAGCCTGCTCTCAGCATGCAAATCCGCGCGCTCGAAGACGAATTGGGCGGCTCACTGCTCACGCGCACCAGCCGGCGTGTCGAGTTGACCAAGGCCGGCAGGCTATTTCAGATCGAGGCGCGCCGGGCGCTCGACCAGGCCGAGTACGCCAAACAAGCCGTGCAGCGCGCGATGCGCGGCGAGACCGGGCGCGTGCGCGTCGGCTACGCGGGAAACGCGGTGTTGAGCGGCAAACTGATGGGCGATCTGCGCGGCTTCCATCTCAGCTATCCGGATGCCGAACTGGTGGTCCACGAAATGGCCTCGCAGGCGCAGATAGAAGCGATCCTCGGCGGTCAGCTCGATATCGGTTATGCACCGGGTCACGGCGCCACGCTGTCGGCGGCGCTGGTCGCCGAGACGGCCGGCGTGTGGCGCTTTGTCGTTGCGATGCCGTCCGGCCATACGCTCGCAAAACGTAAGCGTATCAGCGTGCCGCTGCTGGCCACCGAGCCGTTGATCCTGTACGCCGCCCCCGACACGGAAGACAGCCTGCTTCCCGCACTGCGCGCTGAGCTAGGGCATGAACCGCGCATCGCGCACCGGGCGGCGAGCACGCTTGGCGTACTCGCGCTCGCTGCCTCCGGACTCGGACTCGCACTGGTGCCTCAGCCGCTCGCGAACGTCGCGATTCCCGATCTCGTCTACCGGCCGCTGGACGCTTCCTCGTTGACCGCCGATCTGACTTTATTGAGCCGCGTCGACGAATCAGGCGGCGCGGTCAACGCGTTTCTCTCGCTCGCCCGGGAAGGCATCAAAAAACGTGGAGCTTGA
- a CDS encoding MFS transporter, with translation MANQANSCWDTTYEWKAVLLLALGFGLVGIDRFMIMPLFPVMMADLHLDYQDLGHITGALSVAWGVSAMFMGNLSDRIGHRKVIIPAIVVFSLLAGLSGLATGVGTLLLIRAVMGFAEGAYTPASIVATLEASRPTRHGRNIGIQQMALPLFGLGLAPILVTQLLKFLPWHSIFAVVSIPGLVVAFLLWKVLRNTRASVAAAHTATHDSAAHKWTDVFRYRNIRLNIVGMLCWLTCLVVLSALFPSYLIDYLHLSMQQMGYVLSAIGFGGTVGTVLMPTLSDRLGRKPVMILSVIGAAVFLVLLSRTGPSPTLLFTYLMLTLLFVFSMITLTVGPLSAESVPAKLMSTASGLVVGIGEVFGGGLAPAIAGYVAKHFGIQYIMYLGFVALAIGFVVVINLKETAPSRLQSRKPVPVR, from the coding sequence ATGGCAAATCAAGCCAATTCCTGTTGGGACACGACATACGAGTGGAAGGCTGTGCTGTTGCTTGCGCTTGGATTTGGTCTTGTCGGTATAGACCGCTTCATGATCATGCCGCTTTTCCCGGTGATGATGGCGGACCTGCATCTGGACTATCAGGACCTCGGCCACATTACCGGCGCCCTGTCGGTTGCGTGGGGGGTATCGGCGATGTTCATGGGTAACCTCTCCGACCGCATCGGTCATCGCAAGGTCATCATCCCGGCGATCGTCGTATTTTCGCTGCTCGCCGGCCTGAGTGGCCTCGCGACAGGTGTCGGAACGCTGCTCCTGATTCGTGCCGTGATGGGCTTCGCGGAAGGCGCCTATACCCCTGCCAGCATCGTTGCTACGCTGGAGGCGTCCAGGCCCACCCGTCATGGCCGCAACATCGGAATCCAGCAGATGGCACTCCCGCTCTTTGGACTCGGCCTCGCACCCATTCTGGTGACGCAGTTGTTGAAGTTCCTGCCGTGGCATTCGATCTTTGCTGTCGTCTCGATTCCCGGGCTCGTCGTCGCATTTCTGCTGTGGAAAGTGCTGCGCAACACCAGGGCTTCCGTCGCCGCGGCGCACACGGCGACGCACGACAGCGCCGCGCACAAATGGACGGACGTGTTTCGCTACCGCAACATCAGACTGAACATCGTTGGGATGCTCTGCTGGCTCACCTGCCTGGTCGTGCTGAGTGCGCTCTTTCCGAGCTACCTGATCGACTATCTGCATCTGAGCATGCAGCAGATGGGTTATGTGCTCTCCGCAATCGGCTTTGGCGGCACAGTGGGTACAGTACTCATGCCGACACTGTCCGACCGCCTTGGGCGTAAACCCGTCATGATTCTGTCGGTGATCGGCGCGGCCGTATTCCTTGTTCTGCTAAGCCGCACCGGGCCGAGTCCGACCTTGTTGTTCACGTATCTCATGCTGACGCTGCTCTTCGTGTTCAGCATGATCACGCTCACGGTCGGCCCCTTAAGCGCGGAATCCGTACCGGCGAAGCTTATGTCGACCGCGTCGGGGCTGGTGGTCGGTATCGGCGAGGTATTCGGCGGTGGTCTGGCACCGGCCATTGCCGGTTACGTGGCCAAGCACTTCGGCATCCAGTACATCATGTATCTCGGCTTCGTCGCCCTTGCCATCGGCTTCGTGGTCGTCATCAACCTGAAGGAAACGGCGCCTTCGCGGTTGCAGTCGCGAAAGCCTGTCCCGGTCCGTTGA
- a CDS encoding porin, producing MKKAMLGWVIPFSIASGAHAQSSVTLFGLLDVGVSYVSNEQGGHSLKADDSIWTPSLWGIRGVEDLGGGYKTLFDLESQFAINTGAGIPGPNADFNRQAFVGIEKDGMGRLTFGQQYNLMADFLFFPPAKLDASFMYGGLYNMRQGPFSALGIPQNPTGSFDFDQMAGTSRVSNSAKFVSATFSGLRLGALYGFGNTAGSFSSNNTVGFGVDYAIGSFGIGAAYNETQYQALDNGHDGIRNFGGGISQAIGDLYLSALYTNTKNTLTGGMVQVVQAGGLYAFNPFWRLGANYQYMKGNAALSHNRAQQITSALQYSLSKRTTVYTEGVFQWTGGDVEGSHNAWINGAGQSRSDHQFIARLGLQTIF from the coding sequence ATGAAAAAGGCGATGTTAGGTTGGGTAATTCCATTTTCAATCGCGTCCGGCGCACACGCCCAGAGCAGCGTGACTTTATTCGGACTGCTAGACGTTGGTGTCAGTTACGTATCGAACGAGCAGGGCGGACACAGCCTCAAAGCAGACGACTCCATCTGGACCCCGAGCTTGTGGGGCATCCGCGGCGTCGAGGACCTCGGCGGAGGCTACAAAACCCTGTTCGACCTCGAATCGCAATTCGCGATCAACACGGGCGCCGGCATCCCGGGGCCGAACGCCGACTTCAACCGGCAGGCTTTTGTCGGGATCGAAAAAGACGGCATGGGGCGCCTTACGTTCGGCCAGCAATACAACCTGATGGCTGATTTCCTCTTCTTTCCGCCCGCGAAGCTCGACGCTTCATTCATGTACGGCGGGCTGTACAACATGCGTCAGGGGCCGTTCAGCGCGCTAGGCATTCCGCAGAATCCGACAGGGTCGTTCGACTTTGACCAGATGGCCGGCACGTCGCGCGTATCGAACTCGGCAAAGTTCGTCTCGGCCACGTTTAGCGGCCTGCGGCTCGGCGCGCTGTACGGCTTCGGCAATACGGCGGGATCGTTCTCCTCGAACAACACGGTCGGCTTCGGCGTGGACTATGCAATCGGCAGCTTCGGCATCGGTGCCGCTTACAACGAGACCCAATATCAGGCGCTCGACAATGGCCACGACGGTATCCGCAATTTTGGCGGCGGTATCAGCCAGGCGATCGGCGACCTCTACCTGAGCGCGTTGTACACGAACACCAAGAACACGCTGACCGGCGGAATGGTTCAGGTGGTTCAGGCCGGCGGCCTCTATGCCTTTAATCCATTCTGGCGACTAGGCGCGAACTACCAGTACATGAAAGGCAACGCCGCGCTGAGCCATAACCGCGCCCAGCAGATCACTTCCGCCCTTCAGTATTCCCTGTCCAAACGCACGACCGTTTACACGGAAGGCGTATTTCAATGGACCGGCGGCGATGTCGAGGGCAGCCACAACGCGTGGATAAATGGCGCGGGCCAGTCGCGTTCCGACCATCAGTTCATTGCCCGACTCGGCCTGCAGACGATCTTCTGA